Part of the Cohnella candidum genome, TTCCGGCGTTCCCGCCCGGCCGGCAGGAATAGCGGACGATTCGCGGCTCTCCATTTCCTCATAAGAGATGCCCAGCCGCTTCGCTCCGCTTGTCCAGACGCTGTGCAGCCGGTCCGACAGGATGTTGCCGGGATGGACGCCGTTGACCGTAATGCCGAACGACGCGAGCTGGAAGGAAGCCGCTTTGCTCGCGTTCACGATGGCGGCGTTGACGAGGCCGAAGTTGTACTTCGTGGGGTCGGGTTCTTTCCACATGTTGCCGACGACGTTGACGATCCTTCCCCACCGCTGGGCTTTCATCCGTTCCGAGGCTTGCTTCATGTTATCCAAATACGGGATGAGCTTCTTGCTCAGCCCTTCTTCGATATGCGAGATGTCATGCTCCAGGAACGACGCCGGCTCTGCGCCCGGCACGCTGTTGACGAGGATGTCCAGCCGGCCGCACGTTTCGTCCAACTCCCGGAACATCCGCTCCCTGGATGCCGCGTCCGTCATATCCGCCGCGATCGCCACGGCATCCGGATGCTTTTCCCGCAGCCCAGCCAGCGCACGCTCCAGTTTCGGCCCTTGCCGCGACGCAATCGCCACCCTGCAGCCTTGCTCCGCCAGCCGCACCGCGGCCGCATATCCGATCCCCGCGCTCCCCCCGACGATCAGCGCCACTTTCCGTTGTTCTGTCATGCATGTATCTCTCCTTCTCCTGTTGCGTCTAACGTTATTTTACCGGGAGGAGTGGCCCGGCACAAAGTCGGCCCACGCCGACTCGCCTGGAACGAACCATTACTCATCCGACTCACCTGCTGCAAACCACCTCTCCAGCGACACTCCCGCTACAAACCTCCCTCTCCACCAACTCTCCTCCAAATGGGTGCAAAAGTGCATCTTTTTGAAGCTGTTATGAGGCTGGGATGCGGTTGATGCGAAAATGCAGGTATTTCTTGATGGAAGGCGCTGCAGAACCTGCCACTACCCAAAATACCTGCAAAATTGCACGAATTCATCTCCAATGAGCAGATTGAGCCGACAGAAGATGCACAATTGCAGGAATTCTCATCGCGGAGGTCTTCCATGCAGCAACAAAAAAGGCCGATCCGGAGCTTCTCCGGCCGGCCTTCGCCTTACTCGCCTTTGCGTTTGATGGGAATGTAGATGTCCATCTGCTGGAATCCATCCACCTCGGGATTCGAACGCTCGTCGTACAGCTCGAACTCGGCCGCTCCGGCATGCTCGTAGCCCGAATGCGGGAACCACTCCCCGAAAATCGAGGCCCACGTGGCTTGGATCGTCTTCGGGAAGTCCTCCGGCTTCGCCTTGGGCGTCGTGAACACGGCGTACGTTACGCCCGGGAACTCGCGGCATACAAGATCCTCCGGGACGTTGTCGAAGCGCTCCGCCTCCATTCCGATCAAGTACGTGAACTTGCACGTTTCCATGTCGAAGTCGGTGCAGATGCCAAGCTCGGCGGAGTTCGCGGCGTTCGGAATTCGGCTCCCCAGACGGTTGCTGATGTAGTGCTGCCAGAATGCCGGAATGTCCCGATGATTCTGCCCTTCTTCGCTCGTCGTCTCCAAGGCATATCCGATCCATTTGAATGCCGGTTTGTCCACGATGCGGTAATCCATGCGGATTCCTCCCAAATAAGGATTGTACATGCGTTGCAGCACGTTGGCATGCGGATACGGGGGCGTGCGGATATCCCTCTTGCGGTATTCCCCCGGCGTCATGCCGAACATTTTCTTGAACGCGCGGGTAAACGTCTCATGGGTTTGGAAGCCGTGGTCGAGCGCGACGTCGACGATTCTGCGGTCCGGATCCGCAAGCTCGCGCGCCGCCCTGGCCAGCCTTCTTTTACGGACGTATTCCATGACCGGATCGCCCACCATGCTGAGGAACACCCGGTGATAATGGAACTCCGAAAAGCCGGCGATTTCCGCGAGCTCAGCCAGCTTCAGCGGTTCGTCCAAATGGCCTTCAATAAACTCGATCGTCTTCTGAATGCGAAGATGATAACCCATGCGGCGTCCTCCCCTTCGTTCTGACCTTACTCTATCACGGGCCGTCCGGCCGTTCTTGACGTTTTTTTGCTCCTAACCCTTTCGACGCGAAAAAATCCCGCTCCTCCTAGGGGAGAAACGGGATTCGGTTATGCCGACCGTTTTAGATCAAAGAAGCCGGCAGTTCGACGGAAACCTCGCGGCGCTGGTCCGCCGAACGGAGGACGCCGTCGATGATCGCCTGTTGGATCAGGATCTGCTGACCCGGAATCGGCGCGAAACGTCCGTCGCGGACCGCCTCGGCGAAATCGTGCACCTTCGCTTGGAACAGGTTCACGGAATGCTCGATCAGCGGGACGCGAGTCTCGGTGTGGCCGCCGAAATCGTCGTGGAACAGGGTCATCGAGCCGATGCTGCCGTCCCATACGCCCGACCACGGACCGGTCCCGGCCGAGGTGATTTTCAGGCCGGCATCGCTGCCCAGGAAAATCGTCGGTCCGAGCGTGTCCATATGCATCGCCCAAGAGATTTTGAACTGCAGCACGAGGTCGTTCTCGAAACGGACGAGCGCAATCCCGAAATCTTCAACCTCGAATTTGTCGGCTTCCGGGTGGTACAGTTTATTCGTTCCGAAGTGGTTCGACGTAAACGCCGATACCGTCAGCGGCCGCGGGTGGCCCAGCGTGTTCAAGGCCAAGTCGAGCGAATAGCAGCCGATGTCCGCCATCGCGCCGGCGCCGGCCAAGTCCTTGCGGATGAACGTGCCGCCCGGCATGCCCCGGCGTCTGCCGCCGCCCGTCTCCACGTAATACACGTTGCCGAGACGTCCGGATTGAACGATTTCCTGCAGCTTTTTCATGTTCGGGTCATAACGGGGCTGGAACCCGATCGTGAGCATTTTGTCCGATGCTTGGGAAGCCTCTACCATCTCTACCGCTTGTTGCAGCGTGACGGACATCGGCTTTTCCAGCAGCACGTTTTTGCCGGCGCGCAGGGCGTCGACGCTCGTGCGGTGGTGGGAAACGTTCGGCGTACAGATGCTGACGCCGTCGAGCGGCAGCTTCAGCATTTCCTCGTGGCTGTCGAAAGCCTGCGCTCCGATCAAGCCGAGGGAATCCGCGAACTGGCGGGCGCGGCCCGGCACGACGTCCGCTACGGCGACGACGTCCACGTAGTCCAGTTTCAAATAAGCTTCCGCATGGAAGCGGGCAATGCCCCCGGTACCGATAATGCCGATCGCGAGCCTTTTGGTCATGGTCGAACTTCCTCTCGAATAGGGTAGGGTTCCGCTCTGCCGGAAGGACGGTAAGTCCGCCGGTAGGCGGTCGGCGTCATGCCGAATTTATCTTTGAAAACCGGAAACAGATAATTCGGGTTGGCGTAGCCGTGCTTCAGCGCGATTTCCTCCACGGATTGGTCCGATTCGACCAAGTCCGCGCAGACGGCCGCCAGACGGACGTGCTCGACGTATTCCCGGAACGTCGTCTGCCCCTCCGTGCGGAAAATCCTCTGAAGCTGCCGCGGGCTGACGTTCACGCGCTGCGCGACATCGTCAAGCGAAAGCGGAAGGCCCTCGTTATCCTGGATGTACTGCGACGCGAGCTGGAAGCGGTGGTCGTCCATATCCCGCACCGGGATGGCGGGCAAGCCCTTTTTAGGGGCAAACGGGCGCGCCGCCCGAAGCAGGATTTGGATGATCGCCGCCTTCATCAGCGTATGGAAGCCCGGCACCTGATCTTCCCAGAGGCGATAGGCTTCCAAAAACATGCTCATCGCGTTGTAGTTATCCCAATGCGGTTCAAGAGGGAACCGCCGCAGCAATTCGACGCAGGCGGCCGCTTCTTCCCATTCGGCGTCATCCCCGAATGCCGGATCCGGGCCGGCGGAACCACCGGCCGGCAAGATTTCGCAATGCAGGCACAGCTCCTGCATCGGATCCTCCGGATCGCACTCCTGGTAGTGCACGACGTCCGGCCCCGTCAAATAATAAAGTCCCTCGCGAAGATCGAATGGCCGGCCCTCCAGGATCACCTTGCCTTTGCCCTTCGCGATGAAATGGAATTCATATTCCGAGTGTTTATGGAAGGCAATGATCTGCCCGGGCTGGAATACCGCCAGATGGCATCTGAGTACGCGGAAGCCGTAGCCCCCCCAGCGGAACCGGAGGTCCAGCCGGTCCAGCGCGTCGGGTTTGCCCAGCATGCGGGCAAACGGAAAGAGGGCCGGTCCGCTCCTGCGTTCCCCCCGTGCCTTCTCCTCCGGCGACGTCTCCGATCCCCTGTTCATCCCTTCCACCTCCCTCGTTGATTCTATCTCGCCTATAAGATTACGCCAGTTCGGCGAGTTTCACCGGCCGGCCTTCGGCAACCGAACGGTTGGCCGCTTCCATGAGCCGCGTCAGATCCGCCGCAACGCCGACGTTGTCTTGCGCTTCGGTATCTTGCAGGATATGGTCCACCCACTGGTCGAAAGCCGTCGGCCGGTTCGCCGGCAGCGGCACCGTGACCCAGCCGTCGCCGAGACGGTTGCTGCGGACCTGCAGGCTCTCGTCCGGGAATCCGAACAGCAGCGTGCCTTCCGTGCCGTGCACCTCGATGCTGAACGGGGAGTGCGCGTTCACGAAGCCGGCTTCTACGATACCGACCGCCCCTTCGGGATATTGGAGCACCGCGACCGCATTGTCCTCCACTTCCTTGCCGGTTACGTAGCCGTAAACAGCGCTGACCGACTCCGGCACGCCGAGGAAGCGGCGGACCAGGTACATCGGATGGCATCCCAAATCGATGAGCGCGCCTCCGCGGCACTGCTCCAGGGAATAGAAATGCGGCGGCAGCCAGTCGGCCGTAGCCCCGTTGTGGGAAAGACGAACCCTCGCCATCGTCAGCTTGCCGAGCGTTCCGTCCTCGATCAGCTTTTCGACGGCTTGCGTATACCCGGCGTTCAGGCGCGGCAGCGAGACCGTCAGCTTGACGTTCGCTTCGCGGATCGCCTCGAGGATTTCGCGCAGCTCGCGGTCCGTGGCGGCGATGACCTTCTCGGTGAAAATGTGTTTGCCCGCCTGCGCGGCTTTCACCATGACGTCGCGATGGATATTCGTCGGCGCGTCCACGACGACCGCATCGATGTTTCCTTGGCTCAGCATGTCATCCAGCGATTCATAGAAAGGAACGCCGTATTTCGCGGCTTTCTCGCGTCCGCGAGCGGGCTCTTCGTCCCATACGGCGGCGATTTCCGTTTCCCCGTGCTTCAGCACCTGTTCCGTGTACTCTTCCGCGTGTACGTGCCAATAACTGATCATGCCTACCCGGATCAAATTCCTCACCCTTTACTTTAAATATACGACATGGAATGAAGATAGCATATAAT contains:
- a CDS encoding SDR family oxidoreductase, translated to MTEQRKVALIVGGSAGIGYAAAVRLAEQGCRVAIASRQGPKLERALAGLREKHPDAVAIAADMTDAASRERMFRELDETCGRLDILVNSVPGAEPASFLEHDISHIEEGLSKKLIPYLDNMKQASERMKAQRWGRIVNVVGNMWKEPDPTKYNFGLVNAAIVNASKAASFQLASFGITVNGVHPGNILSDRLHSVWTSGAKRLGISYEEMESRESSAIPAGRAGTPEETAALIAFLVSEEAGYITGQQISVDGGLMRSI
- a CDS encoding AraC family transcriptional regulator; its protein translation is MGYHLRIQKTIEFIEGHLDEPLKLAELAEIAGFSEFHYHRVFLSMVGDPVMEYVRKRRLARAARELADPDRRIVDVALDHGFQTHETFTRAFKKMFGMTPGEYRKRDIRTPPYPHANVLQRMYNPYLGGIRMDYRIVDKPAFKWIGYALETTSEEGQNHRDIPAFWQHYISNRLGSRIPNAANSAELGICTDFDMETCKFTYLIGMEAERFDNVPEDLVCREFPGVTYAVFTTPKAKPEDFPKTIQATWASIFGEWFPHSGYEHAGAAEFELYDERSNPEVDGFQQMDIYIPIKRKGE
- a CDS encoding Gfo/Idh/MocA family protein produces the protein MTKRLAIGIIGTGGIARFHAEAYLKLDYVDVVAVADVVPGRARQFADSLGLIGAQAFDSHEEMLKLPLDGVSICTPNVSHHRTSVDALRAGKNVLLEKPMSVTLQQAVEMVEASQASDKMLTIGFQPRYDPNMKKLQEIVQSGRLGNVYYVETGGGRRRGMPGGTFIRKDLAGAGAMADIGCYSLDLALNTLGHPRPLTVSAFTSNHFGTNKLYHPEADKFEVEDFGIALVRFENDLVLQFKISWAMHMDTLGPTIFLGSDAGLKITSAGTGPWSGVWDGSIGSMTLFHDDFGGHTETRVPLIEHSVNLFQAKVHDFAEAVRDGRFAPIPGQQILIQQAIIDGVLRSADQRREVSVELPASLI
- a CDS encoding AraC family transcriptional regulator, with translation MNRGSETSPEEKARGERRSGPALFPFARMLGKPDALDRLDLRFRWGGYGFRVLRCHLAVFQPGQIIAFHKHSEYEFHFIAKGKGKVILEGRPFDLREGLYYLTGPDVVHYQECDPEDPMQELCLHCEILPAGGSAGPDPAFGDDAEWEEAAACVELLRRFPLEPHWDNYNAMSMFLEAYRLWEDQVPGFHTLMKAAIIQILLRAARPFAPKKGLPAIPVRDMDDHRFQLASQYIQDNEGLPLSLDDVAQRVNVSPRQLQRIFRTEGQTTFREYVEHVRLAAVCADLVESDQSVEEIALKHGYANPNYLFPVFKDKFGMTPTAYRRTYRPSGRAEPYPIREEVRP
- a CDS encoding Gfo/Idh/MocA family protein gives rise to the protein MIRVGMISYWHVHAEEYTEQVLKHGETEIAAVWDEEPARGREKAAKYGVPFYESLDDMLSQGNIDAVVVDAPTNIHRDVMVKAAQAGKHIFTEKVIAATDRELREILEAIREANVKLTVSLPRLNAGYTQAVEKLIEDGTLGKLTMARVRLSHNGATADWLPPHFYSLEQCRGGALIDLGCHPMYLVRRFLGVPESVSAVYGYVTGKEVEDNAVAVLQYPEGAVGIVEAGFVNAHSPFSIEVHGTEGTLLFGFPDESLQVRSNRLGDGWVTVPLPANRPTAFDQWVDHILQDTEAQDNVGVAADLTRLMEAANRSVAEGRPVKLAELA